The Sphingobacterium bambusae genome includes a window with the following:
- a CDS encoding carboxypeptidase-like regulatory domain-containing protein, whose protein sequence is MNFILRGIFILFFIHSSIFSFAQRDSSITFEVAGNCGLCKQRIEKAAKIKGVSEALWDIPSNKATVTFDPAKTSATFIKQAIADVGHDTDEIRAKDEVYAKLHECCLYERLDGNSRDNDTSAADGHDHDHIVRGVVVQESNKGELSPIAGVNVNWLENPKIIVQTNENGVFDLQHEQGYNQLVVSFVGMKSDTITVKNLHEVLVIHAKDNVLGEVVVSRKQRSNYISKLSPNRIEMITAKELFKAACCDLSESFETNASADVVSSDAVTGAKQIQLLGLSGVYTQLTVENLPGPRGFASPLGLNSMAGPWIESIQISKGMGSVANGFESMAGQINVELKKPHNSDRLYFNAYANNMGRTDVNLNLAQKINDKWSVGLLLHDNFMYNKSMNFSNNGFRDMPVGNVFSGVNRWHYENGKGLIAQFGLKYLRDDRIGGEIDFDEDRDKLTTNKYGLGFDINRVEGFAKIGYVFPNHKLRSIGLQLSGSHYSQDSYFGQTTYNSEQNSGYANLLYQDVIGSVQHKYRGGLSLSYDKYNEDILTNNFRRTEAVSGAFLEYTFAPSEKFDAVFGLRQDYNNIYGWFTTPRAVLRYAPAANTSIRLSSGRGQRTANIFAENIGLFASSRTIDYAQLNSPGTAYGLKPEVSWNTGLTLDQDFQLLGREAGLSLELFHNNFSNQVVVDWEDPRAVSFYNLEGKSFSNSLQADFRFMPLPHFETKFAYRLLDVQTDYHSGRLQKPLTAKHRGFMNLAYSLHSGWSFDYTINAVGKKRLPSTVENPAAYQLQAFSESYITMNAQVSKSFGKDNNMTIYLGGENLTNFFQKNPILAFDDPFGQHFDTNLLWGPLTGRLFYAGLRYNIK, encoded by the coding sequence ATGAATTTTATTTTAAGAGGAATATTCATTCTATTTTTTATCCATAGTTCCATTTTTTCTTTTGCGCAACGCGACAGCAGCATAACCTTTGAAGTGGCTGGTAATTGTGGACTCTGTAAACAGCGTATTGAGAAAGCCGCAAAAATAAAAGGGGTATCGGAAGCGCTTTGGGACATTCCCAGCAACAAAGCAACTGTAACCTTCGACCCAGCGAAAACCTCCGCGACCTTTATTAAACAAGCTATTGCTGATGTTGGGCATGATACGGATGAAATTCGCGCAAAGGACGAAGTCTACGCCAAACTGCACGAATGCTGCCTGTACGAAAGACTAGACGGTAATTCCCGCGACAACGATACGTCCGCAGCCGACGGCCATGATCATGACCACATCGTCCGTGGTGTAGTGGTTCAGGAAAGCAATAAAGGTGAGCTTAGCCCCATTGCCGGCGTAAATGTCAATTGGTTAGAAAACCCAAAAATAATCGTGCAAACTAATGAAAATGGCGTGTTTGACCTGCAGCATGAACAAGGTTACAACCAGCTGGTGGTGAGCTTCGTTGGAATGAAGTCAGACACCATTACGGTAAAAAATCTTCACGAAGTATTGGTCATCCACGCGAAGGACAATGTGCTTGGTGAAGTTGTGGTTTCCCGAAAACAGCGATCAAACTATATATCTAAGCTGTCACCAAATCGCATCGAGATGATAACGGCCAAGGAGCTGTTTAAAGCGGCCTGCTGCGATTTGAGCGAAAGTTTCGAAACCAATGCATCTGCTGACGTCGTCAGTAGCGATGCCGTAACTGGCGCAAAACAAATACAGTTACTGGGCTTAAGTGGCGTGTACACCCAACTCACCGTGGAAAATTTGCCCGGGCCTAGAGGATTCGCATCGCCGTTGGGTCTGAACAGCATGGCCGGCCCTTGGATTGAATCTATACAGATCAGCAAAGGGATGGGCTCTGTAGCCAATGGTTTTGAGAGCATGGCCGGACAAATCAACGTAGAGCTTAAAAAACCGCATAACAGCGATAGACTATATTTTAACGCCTATGCAAACAATATGGGCCGTACCGACGTCAATCTCAATCTGGCACAGAAGATCAATGATAAATGGTCCGTCGGGCTACTGCTTCACGACAATTTCATGTACAACAAGTCCATGAATTTCAGCAATAACGGTTTTCGGGATATGCCTGTTGGGAATGTGTTTTCTGGAGTAAATCGTTGGCATTATGAAAATGGGAAGGGATTAATTGCCCAATTTGGTTTAAAATATCTCCGGGACGACCGAATAGGTGGGGAAATCGATTTTGATGAAGATCGAGACAAACTCACAACCAACAAATACGGGCTAGGCTTTGACATCAATCGAGTAGAAGGTTTTGCAAAGATAGGTTATGTTTTTCCAAACCATAAATTGCGAAGCATAGGCTTACAGCTCTCTGGCTCACATTACAGTCAAGATAGCTACTTTGGACAAACGACTTACAATAGCGAACAGAATAGTGGCTACGCCAACCTATTGTACCAAGATGTCATTGGCAGTGTGCAGCATAAGTACCGAGGTGGTTTGTCTCTTTCCTACGACAAGTACAACGAAGATATCTTAACAAACAACTTTAGGCGTACGGAAGCTGTATCTGGCGCATTCTTAGAGTACACCTTCGCTCCAAGTGAAAAATTTGATGCTGTCTTTGGTTTACGCCAAGACTACAACAACATTTATGGCTGGTTCACCACGCCACGTGCTGTTTTGCGTTATGCACCTGCAGCCAACACAAGCATTCGATTGAGTTCTGGCAGAGGGCAACGGACAGCCAATATTTTTGCAGAAAACATAGGTCTATTTGCCTCCAGCAGGACAATCGATTATGCACAACTGAACAGCCCCGGAACAGCCTACGGTCTGAAGCCTGAGGTTTCTTGGAATACTGGACTTACCCTTGACCAAGACTTTCAGTTACTAGGCCGAGAAGCGGGATTATCGTTGGAGCTTTTCCACAACAATTTCAGCAATCAAGTTGTGGTGGACTGGGAAGATCCTCGTGCCGTATCCTTCTACAACCTAGAAGGCAAATCGTTCTCCAATAGCCTGCAAGCAGATTTTCGGTTTATGCCTCTTCCCCATTTCGAAACCAAATTTGCCTATCGCTTATTAGACGTGCAAACCGATTACCATTCGGGAAGATTGCAAAAACCATTAACAGCTAAACATAGAGGCTTTATGAATTTAGCATACAGCCTGCATAGCGGTTGGAGTTTTGACTACACGATCAACGCTGTGGGCAAAAAACGCCTGCCATCTACGGTAGAAAACCCTGCTGCTTATCAGTTGCAGGCATTTTCAGAAAGCTATATCACCATGAATGCGCAGGTAAGCAAAAGCTTTGGGAAGGACAACAACATGACGATATATCTAGGCGGCGAGAACCTAACGAACTTCTTTCAGAAGAATCCTATCCTCGCCTTCGACGATCCCTTCGGACAACATTTCGATACCAATCTGCTATGGGGACCACTTACCGGCCGCCTGTTTTATGCAGGGCTACGTTATAATATCAAATAA
- a CDS encoding response regulator, with translation MKFKKEAILKWELFIGIIVAYLIIIGTAVYFFTSMGKKVDDIKIASDRLQQKTNIVNEIDQQIFNAIQAKTRYLSKLDIHDLRELTTLQKSVERSSAGLKEGFDTNSRFYAEINSLENACRTIFDIKSIQEQKEHSAEDNKELLLQDQSTVNDIVLAIRTLILQERQAMSNGFHESVLSLKNTAYFLIGLPLIFILFIFNRVIKIVRELSRRSKEAQKLNKEIQAAQKNIEEFNWVLAESSILNEKITGIDNENLIAETAFKTIASSLDFYAGTLYVRRMDSYEYLLKEKIGIDGAKEVPASFVHGEGLLGNVTKRKEIKVIQQGVEELMTSSSTLQGNQISTLILAPLVFEQQSLGILEIGGAFNEEELSKTLQYLERISRILAMSIKFGQSHTLVENLLEETQQQTEELEAQQEELRITNEELIYKTNLLEASEEELRVQQEELQQTNLELEEKAKQLEVRNQDLNDAQKIVEEKIQEVELASKYKSEFMANMSHELRTPLNSILILAKLLHDNKNQNLNSDQVKYASVIHSAGSDLLQLINELLDLAKIESGKVELNYERIVTKDFLHNIENLFITTAEEKEIDFHISTDAHIPDQFISDEYRLEQVLKNFLSNAFKFTDKKGSVTLAIQAVNEHLKFIVSDNGKGISEEKQQLIFEAFRQEDGSTSRKYGGTGLGLSISREIASLLGGRITLSSELDKGSVFTLIIPYSMAVEDESTEPATTLLSQSVIAAKPIDDHSQPTVESVAAPSTENAASKNLLIVEDDINFADILRDFAYMYGFQVMLSHDGADAVEKAKQFKPHAIILDVMLPIADGWEVLKTLKGIPETKHIPIHMMSAASFNQREFIENGAIGFLSKPVSEDSLKKVFDNIHLNINKGIKKVLLIEDQEFQSEIIKSAFAEQHINVIQAFSAAMGLTKLETEENIDCVILDIKLPDADGLDVLDQIKAMPAYSDTPIIINTAYDLSKKQIDHIRQYTKAMVLKSGKSNSRLIDEVKLFLNKISSDDYSPVKNIGKLDQLSGQSDSLQGKTVLIADDDMRNVFALTTTLQEYMMEIEIANNGLEAVEIVQQNPGKIDIVLMDIMMPEMDGYEAIAAIRKEKANSSLPIIAVTAKAMKGDREKSLQIGASDYISKPIDIDKLVSLMRVWLS, from the coding sequence ATGAAATTTAAAAAAGAAGCTATCCTGAAATGGGAGTTATTTATCGGGATAATCGTTGCTTACCTTATTATTATCGGCACTGCGGTGTACTTTTTCACTTCGATGGGTAAGAAGGTTGACGATATCAAAATAGCAAGCGATCGTCTCCAACAAAAGACCAACATAGTTAATGAGATAGACCAACAGATCTTCAATGCTATTCAGGCCAAAACGCGCTATCTTTCCAAGTTGGATATCCATGATTTACGGGAACTTACAACCCTACAGAAGAGCGTCGAACGATCGTCTGCCGGCTTAAAAGAAGGCTTCGATACTAACAGCCGGTTCTATGCAGAGATTAACTCCCTCGAAAATGCTTGCCGCACGATATTTGACATCAAGTCCATCCAAGAACAAAAGGAACATAGTGCCGAAGACAATAAAGAGCTTCTTTTGCAGGATCAATCTACCGTTAACGACATCGTCTTGGCCATTCGCACCCTAATCTTACAAGAGCGGCAGGCTATGTCGAATGGGTTTCACGAGTCTGTACTTTCACTAAAAAATACCGCCTATTTTCTTATTGGGCTACCGCTCATTTTCATACTGTTTATTTTTAACAGGGTAATAAAAATTGTACGCGAGCTTAGCCGCCGATCGAAAGAAGCACAAAAACTGAATAAAGAAATCCAAGCTGCACAGAAAAACATCGAGGAATTTAATTGGGTGCTAGCAGAGTCCAGTATATTAAACGAAAAGATAACCGGCATTGACAATGAAAACCTGATCGCAGAGACGGCTTTTAAAACTATCGCCTCTTCGTTAGATTTCTATGCGGGAACGCTCTACGTCCGCCGAATGGATTCCTATGAGTACCTTTTGAAAGAAAAAATCGGCATTGATGGTGCAAAAGAGGTACCTGCTTCGTTCGTCCATGGAGAAGGCCTCTTGGGCAATGTGACAAAGCGGAAGGAAATAAAGGTTATACAGCAAGGTGTGGAGGAGTTGATGACCTCATCATCTACGCTTCAAGGAAACCAGATTAGTACATTGATTCTTGCGCCATTAGTATTTGAACAGCAATCGCTGGGCATTTTGGAAATAGGCGGTGCGTTTAATGAGGAAGAACTCTCCAAGACATTGCAATACCTAGAGCGTATATCGCGTATCCTGGCCATGTCCATTAAGTTTGGGCAGAGCCACACCTTGGTAGAAAATCTATTGGAGGAAACACAACAGCAGACGGAAGAACTCGAAGCGCAGCAAGAAGAACTTCGGATCACGAACGAAGAACTTATTTACAAAACCAATCTATTGGAAGCGTCGGAAGAAGAGCTCCGCGTACAGCAGGAAGAGCTCCAACAGACCAATTTGGAGCTTGAGGAAAAGGCTAAACAGCTAGAAGTGCGAAACCAAGATCTTAACGATGCACAGAAAATAGTCGAAGAAAAAATTCAAGAGGTAGAGCTCGCTAGTAAATACAAATCCGAGTTTATGGCCAATATGAGCCATGAGCTGCGTACACCGTTGAACAGTATCTTGATCTTGGCGAAACTGCTTCATGACAACAAAAACCAGAACCTCAACAGCGATCAAGTGAAGTATGCTTCTGTAATACACAGTGCGGGAAGCGATCTTTTACAGTTGATCAACGAACTGTTGGATTTGGCCAAAATAGAGTCTGGGAAAGTAGAGCTGAATTATGAGCGAATCGTCACAAAAGACTTTTTACACAATATCGAGAACCTATTCATCACGACAGCAGAGGAAAAGGAAATCGACTTCCATATATCTACGGATGCTCATATCCCGGATCAATTCATTAGCGACGAATATCGACTGGAGCAAGTACTCAAAAATTTCCTATCCAATGCGTTTAAATTTACCGACAAGAAAGGATCGGTGACTTTGGCCATCCAAGCGGTTAACGAACATCTTAAATTCATTGTCTCTGACAACGGCAAAGGTATCTCCGAAGAGAAGCAACAACTTATTTTTGAAGCGTTCCGGCAAGAGGATGGCTCCACTAGCCGCAAATACGGTGGAACCGGTCTAGGGCTTTCTATCAGCCGTGAAATTGCTTCGCTCTTAGGTGGTCGCATCACGCTAAGCAGTGAACTCGATAAAGGCAGTGTGTTTACCCTCATCATCCCCTACAGCATGGCTGTTGAAGACGAATCTACAGAACCAGCAACTACGCTACTAAGTCAGAGTGTGATAGCTGCGAAACCGATAGACGATCATTCGCAGCCAACTGTAGAATCAGTAGCCGCCCCATCAACGGAAAACGCTGCCAGCAAAAATCTACTTATCGTTGAGGATGACATCAATTTTGCGGACATCCTACGTGATTTCGCTTATATGTACGGGTTTCAAGTGATGCTCTCGCATGATGGTGCAGATGCTGTCGAGAAAGCAAAACAATTTAAGCCTCATGCTATTATTCTAGATGTTATGCTCCCTATAGCTGACGGTTGGGAAGTACTCAAAACGCTAAAAGGTATTCCAGAAACAAAGCATATTCCCATTCACATGATGTCGGCAGCGAGCTTCAACCAACGCGAATTTATCGAGAATGGCGCCATTGGCTTTCTATCTAAACCTGTGTCGGAAGATTCGCTGAAGAAGGTTTTTGACAATATACACCTCAACATAAACAAAGGTATTAAGAAAGTACTGCTTATTGAGGATCAGGAGTTCCAGAGCGAAATTATTAAGTCGGCATTTGCCGAACAGCACATCAATGTCATTCAGGCCTTTTCAGCAGCAATGGGATTGACAAAATTAGAGACGGAAGAGAACATCGATTGTGTTATTTTGGACATCAAACTGCCCGATGCGGATGGTCTTGATGTACTCGATCAAATAAAAGCGATGCCCGCATACAGCGACACGCCTATTATCATCAACACGGCCTATGATCTATCTAAAAAGCAGATTGACCACATCCGACAGTACACCAAGGCAATGGTGCTCAAGTCCGGAAAAAGCAACAGCCGCCTGATCGACGAAGTCAAGTTGTTCCTGAATAAAATAAGTTCCGATGATTATTCGCCGGTCAAAAATATTGGAAAGCTAGATCAGCTGTCTGGACAAAGTGATAGCCTACAAGGTAAAACTGTGCTCATCGCAGATGACGACATGCGTAATGTTTTTGCACTGACCACCACACTGCAGGAATACATGATGGAAATAGAAATTGCCAATAATGGTTTGGAAGCGGTGGAAATCGTTCAACAAAACCCTGGCAAAATCGACATTGTACTGATGGACATCATGATGCCCGAAATGGACGGCTATGAGGCTATCGCGGCAATCAGGAAAGAGAAAGCCAATTCTAGCTTGCCTATCATCGCCGTAACGGCAAAAGCGATGAAGGGAGATCGGGAGAAGTCGCTGCAGATCGGGGCGAGCGATTATATCAGCAAACCTATTGATATTGACAAGTTAGTTTCATTGATGCGTGTATGGCTAAGTTAA
- a CDS encoding KdsC family phosphatase, whose protein sequence is MILQDFAKIKALFLDVDGVLTDGTVLVTEEGEQLRRFSIKDGYAIQLAVKVGVQVIVISGGRSEGVLKRLQHLGVLEVHLGISNKLQLMNEIMHRQGWSREDVAFMGDDVPDLDCLKNVGLALCPQDAVEEVKAVAGYVSPKNGGAGCVRDVLEKILRLKGLWDTGTGIKSI, encoded by the coding sequence ATGATTTTACAGGATTTTGCAAAAATAAAAGCGCTGTTTTTAGATGTAGATGGCGTGTTGACTGATGGTACGGTGTTGGTTACTGAAGAGGGTGAGCAGCTTCGCCGATTTTCGATAAAGGACGGCTATGCCATACAGCTTGCCGTAAAAGTTGGTGTACAGGTTATCGTCATTAGCGGAGGCCGTTCTGAAGGGGTGTTAAAACGGCTCCAGCATTTAGGTGTGCTTGAAGTACATCTAGGCATCTCTAATAAATTGCAACTGATGAATGAGATCATGCATCGTCAAGGATGGTCAAGGGAAGATGTGGCTTTTATGGGGGATGATGTGCCCGATTTGGACTGCTTGAAAAATGTTGGTTTAGCCTTGTGTCCGCAAGATGCTGTTGAAGAGGTTAAGGCTGTAGCAGGTTACGTATCGCCTAAAAATGGGGGCGCGGGTTGCGTTCGTGATGTGCTGGAGAAAATATTGCGCCTAAAAGGTCTGTGGGATACGGGAACAGGTATTAAAAGTATATAA
- a CDS encoding Maf family protein, which translates to MLIETLKEIRVVLGSQSPRRKELLANLGVDFQVLVKDTSEDFNPLDSPMEIVRSIALKKLQAFDLPEFQDSLVITADTVVVHQGQILGKPKDQAEAIRTIRALQANQHEVLTAVAIAYQGKTYTFVETTAVSFYPMTAAEVAYYVEQYLPLDKAGSYGIQEWIGLIGIESIEGSYENVVGLPTARLYQELKTIVREE; encoded by the coding sequence ATGTTGATAGAAACATTAAAAGAGATTCGTGTTGTTTTGGGCTCCCAATCGCCTCGCAGAAAAGAGTTGCTTGCCAATCTTGGTGTCGATTTTCAAGTATTGGTAAAAGATACCTCGGAAGACTTTAATCCGTTGGATTCGCCAATGGAAATTGTCAGAAGTATAGCGCTTAAAAAGCTGCAGGCTTTTGATTTACCTGAATTTCAGGATAGTTTGGTGATCACCGCTGATACGGTTGTGGTGCATCAAGGGCAGATCTTAGGAAAGCCGAAAGATCAAGCAGAGGCGATTCGTACAATTAGGGCGTTGCAAGCGAATCAGCATGAGGTATTGACAGCTGTGGCTATCGCCTACCAAGGAAAGACATATACGTTTGTGGAAACTACAGCGGTATCGTTTTATCCAATGACGGCAGCAGAGGTTGCATATTATGTGGAACAATATCTGCCACTTGACAAGGCCGGCTCCTACGGTATTCAGGAATGGATCGGATTAATTGGTATTGAGTCCATCGAAGGTTCTTATGAAAATGTTGTGGGGCTTCCCACAGCAAGGCTGTACCAAGAGCTTAAGACGATAGTAAGGGAGGAATAA
- a CDS encoding HYC_CC_PP family protein, translating to MKIFLSYILLFLYTLTCTGTSVYMHLCGKGSIAIIQVQQPASEKECPLCAKTEKKSAAKHACSDKDDCCKDVKLDLKKGNQEIESTANSPTFLALSPAVITLYWIMLVPQEASAITQSTVSQPPPQLASASPPYLIHCNFRI from the coding sequence ATGAAGATTTTTTTGTCCTATATACTGTTGTTTCTATACACATTAACGTGTACGGGAACTTCTGTGTATATGCACCTTTGTGGTAAAGGCTCCATCGCTATCATACAAGTGCAACAGCCCGCGTCCGAAAAAGAATGCCCCCTTTGTGCAAAGACGGAAAAGAAGTCCGCGGCAAAACATGCATGCAGCGACAAAGACGATTGTTGCAAAGATGTGAAGCTAGACCTAAAAAAAGGCAATCAGGAAATTGAAAGCACCGCTAATTCGCCTACTTTTCTAGCACTTTCTCCCGCGGTAATCACCTTGTATTGGATCATGCTTGTTCCACAGGAAGCGAGCGCGATAACACAGTCTACTGTGTCACAACCGCCTCCACAGCTGGCCTCGGCTAGCCCTCCCTACTTAATTCATTGCAACTTCAGAATTTGA
- the floA gene encoding flotillin-like protein FloA (flotillin-like protein involved in membrane lipid rafts), translating to MDPGISLILIIVGGVVAFFLLLYLLPVNLWFTAQLSNVKISLLNLVLMRLRKVPPSLVTNAMITSSKAGLRITSNEIETHYLAGGNVNKVIKALISADKANIPLDFKLATAIDLAGRDVFDAVQLSVNPQVINTPPVAAVAKDGIQLIAKARVTVRANINQLVGGAGEETILARVGEGIVTTIGSSTNHKEVLENPDRISKTVLSKGLDSGTAFEILSIDIADIDIGENVGAKLQTDQAEADLKVANARAEERRAMAVATEQEMRSKAQEAKAKVIEAEAQVPMAMAEAFRNGNLGIMDYYKMQNIQADTDMRTSIAKPNAGDKGKS from the coding sequence ATGGATCCTGGAATTAGTTTGATTTTGATTATTGTCGGAGGCGTAGTCGCGTTTTTCCTGTTGTTGTATTTACTTCCTGTCAACCTATGGTTTACAGCACAACTCTCTAATGTAAAGATTAGCTTGCTTAATCTGGTGCTTATGCGTCTGCGGAAAGTACCTCCATCATTGGTTACCAATGCCATGATCACGTCGTCTAAAGCAGGGCTACGCATTACTTCGAACGAAATAGAAACACATTACCTTGCAGGTGGCAACGTTAACAAGGTAATAAAGGCATTGATATCGGCTGATAAGGCCAATATACCCTTAGATTTTAAGCTAGCTACAGCAATTGATTTGGCGGGTCGTGATGTGTTTGATGCGGTGCAGCTTTCGGTAAATCCTCAAGTAATCAATACGCCTCCAGTGGCAGCAGTGGCTAAAGACGGTATTCAGCTTATCGCTAAAGCGCGTGTTACCGTACGGGCAAATATCAACCAGTTGGTGGGCGGTGCTGGCGAGGAAACAATTTTAGCCCGTGTGGGTGAAGGAATCGTAACCACTATCGGTTCATCAACCAATCACAAAGAAGTATTGGAAAATCCGGATCGTATATCCAAAACTGTGCTTTCTAAAGGCCTGGATTCAGGTACTGCTTTTGAAATATTATCTATTGATATTGCAGATATAGACATTGGTGAAAACGTAGGGGCTAAATTACAGACGGATCAGGCTGAGGCGGATTTGAAAGTGGCCAATGCACGAGCCGAAGAGCGTCGTGCAATGGCGGTTGCTACCGAGCAGGAAATGCGCTCTAAAGCACAGGAGGCAAAGGCAAAGGTGATCGAAGCCGAAGCTCAGGTTCCGATGGCAATGGCTGAAGCATTTCGCAATGGAAATCTCGGTATTATGGATTACTACAAAATGCAGAATATTCAAGCAGATACCGATATGCGTACTTCCATCGCCAAACCAAATGCGGGCGATAAAGGAAAGAGTTAA
- a CDS encoding CheR family methyltransferase, whose translation MAKLSVSHISFLELQEIVDLLGKVSGYDLSGYSKSSLKRRVQRVLDLERMDLVDLKNAITNIESFRTYLMNEVTVNVTEMFRDPKYYATLRAEVVPYLATYPNLKFWSAGCSTGEEVYSLAIMLKEVGLYDRSFIYGTDINGNVLETAKKAIYPLKKFKLYSENYNASNAQESLSNYYTAMYEAAIINNEIRKNILFSQHNLATDYIFNEFQFISCRNVLIYFDMDLQNKVFQLFYDSLSEFGFLCLGSKETLLNRDIMSNFKVINKEFNIYQKIK comes from the coding sequence ATGGCTAAGTTAAGCGTATCCCATATCAGTTTTCTAGAACTACAGGAGATCGTCGATCTTTTGGGTAAGGTGTCGGGCTATGATCTGTCGGGCTATAGTAAATCTTCACTTAAGCGACGTGTGCAGCGTGTGCTGGACCTAGAGCGGATGGACTTGGTAGACCTCAAGAACGCCATTACCAACATCGAAAGCTTCCGTACCTACCTCATGAATGAGGTAACGGTGAATGTTACAGAGATGTTTCGCGATCCGAAGTACTACGCCACATTACGGGCTGAGGTGGTTCCCTATTTAGCGACCTACCCCAACCTGAAATTCTGGAGCGCAGGTTGTTCCACAGGAGAAGAAGTATATTCCTTGGCCATCATGCTGAAAGAAGTGGGTCTATACGACCGAAGTTTTATCTATGGCACCGATATCAATGGCAATGTGCTGGAAACCGCAAAAAAAGCCATATATCCTTTAAAGAAATTCAAGCTGTACAGCGAAAACTATAACGCATCTAATGCGCAGGAAAGCCTATCAAACTATTACACGGCGATGTACGAAGCGGCGATCATCAACAATGAAATCCGAAAAAACATTCTTTTCTCCCAGCATAATTTAGCGACGGACTACATCTTTAATGAATTTCAATTCATATCTTGTCGAAATGTATTGATCTACTTCGACATGGATCTCCAAAACAAGGTTTTTCAATTGTTCTACGACTCCTTGAGTGAGTTTGGCTTTTTGTGTTTAGGTTCTAAGGAGACCCTACTGAACCGGGATATCATGTCCAATTTCAAAGTAATCAATAAAGAGTTTAATATCTATCAAAAGATCAAGTAA
- a CDS encoding chemotaxis protein CheB, whose protein sequence is MSKAEDIVLVGGSAGSYNLIVELIEALPTFFAAAIVVIIHRNPKFTTRLEDTLAARLHRPIIQAGDKTTISKNMVYFAVPGYHLLIEPDRTFSLDISDPVQFSRPSIDVLFESGAEVYAQHCTALLLSGANKDGTDGLTAVQQMGGRIMVQSPEDALISTMPESAIRANDGIAIVSDQQIISYFRSLK, encoded by the coding sequence ATGAGTAAGGCGGAGGATATCGTGTTAGTGGGGGGAAGTGCTGGTTCCTACAACCTTATTGTGGAACTTATCGAAGCGTTACCAACTTTTTTTGCCGCGGCGATTGTGGTGATCATTCACCGTAATCCAAAGTTCACCACCCGCTTAGAAGACACCTTAGCTGCTCGTTTACACCGCCCAATCATTCAAGCGGGCGACAAAACAACGATTTCAAAAAACATGGTCTATTTTGCTGTCCCGGGATATCATTTGCTGATAGAACCCGATCGGACATTTTCGCTGGATATTTCCGATCCAGTCCAGTTTTCGCGTCCCTCCATTGATGTTCTTTTCGAGTCCGGCGCAGAAGTCTATGCCCAACATTGCACTGCTCTTCTCCTTTCCGGAGCCAATAAAGACGGTACAGATGGCCTCACCGCTGTCCAACAAATGGGCGGACGGATTATGGTGCAGTCGCCCGAAGATGCCTTGATATCCACGATGCCAGAAAGCGCTATTCGGGCAAACGATGGCATAGCGATAGTTAGCGACCAACAGATTATTTCCTATTTCAGGAGTTTAAAATAA